In Leptospiraceae bacterium, a single window of DNA contains:
- a CDS encoding DUF4365 domain-containing protein: MNNPLTDRIGVSKVENIFSRKGWFFREQHVKDYGIDGQVEIVDSNIPTGNLIAIQIKTGLSYFKEIKNDKIIFRIKNRHANYWLNHSLPVIIILYNPETDLALSYPVTDETVLRLGKTYKVDIPITNILDEEAFYALRQIYKLNFKSNRFNKLLLDRNLMEILKNDKDIFLEFSDWKNKSLSRTSIKFIYEQSNSLLEKSSLLYYYPNSETIDIVKNLVPWADLEMDFESYEEQKREQYANECFIYDKEDDCCFFPLSFEEWYEEPADIVPIDSDPEKSFYRVKLSLNDLGASFLTLINYLESDNKFEKYSFTYNDIRNT; this comes from the coding sequence ATGAATAATCCTTTAACGGATAGAATAGGTGTATCAAAAGTAGAGAATATTTTTTCGCGTAAAGGATGGTTTTTTCGAGAACAACATGTCAAAGATTACGGAATAGATGGTCAAGTAGAAATCGTGGATTCAAATATCCCTACAGGAAATTTAATAGCAATTCAAATAAAAACAGGTCTGAGTTATTTTAAAGAAATTAAAAATGACAAAATTATATTTAGAATCAAGAATAGACATGCAAATTATTGGTTAAATCATAGTTTGCCTGTAATAATAATTCTTTATAATCCTGAAACAGATTTAGCATTATCTTACCCTGTTACTGACGAAACTGTTCTACGACTAGGCAAGACTTATAAAGTAGATATTCCAATTACCAACATTCTGGATGAAGAAGCCTTTTATGCATTGAGACAAATTTACAAACTCAACTTCAAATCAAATAGATTTAATAAATTACTTCTAGATCGAAATTTAATGGAAATACTGAAAAACGATAAAGACATTTTTCTAGAATTTTCTGATTGGAAAAATAAATCATTATCTCGAACATCAATTAAATTTATTTACGAACAGTCAAATTCTTTACTAGAAAAATCAAGTTTGCTGTATTATTATCCAAATAGTGAAACTATAGATATTGTTAAGAATCTAGTACCCTGGGCTGATTTAGAAATGGATTTCGAGAGCTATGAGGAGCAGAAAAGGGAACAATATGCCAATGAATGTTTTATATATGATAAGGAAGATGATTGTTGTTTTTTCCCTCTGTCATTTGAAGAATGGTATGAGGAGCCTGCTGATATCGTTCCGATTGATTCCGATCCAGAAAAAAGCTTTTATCGAGTAAAGTTGTCCTTGAATGATTTAGGTGCATCCTTTTTAACACTTATTAACTATTTAGAGTCTGATAATAAATTTGAAAAATATTCATTTACTTATAATGATATTAGAAATACTTAA